One region of Diabrotica undecimpunctata isolate CICGRU chromosome 6, icDiaUnde3, whole genome shotgun sequence genomic DNA includes:
- the LOC140444650 gene encoding uncharacterized protein produces MEKFLIVRDQTTKIRKFGVQGRTLEFKIKDVPPGEEPVSWIKKAIEDIVRKGTVNILPHDQVGFTFCSKDFVRGQGWMRFKPASEVTVDDIWNHISSIYQSNSTGLNTETFCLGITTVKMPTGKGRGRKYNSFKEECSKRRGIVVIKNNDNLCLAYALVVAKAYVDKDPELTKICRDRGKIQRERALQLIDRSGVVIPSEGAGIPELQQFQAYLTDYKIVVYRYGTKGRDVIYEGHTYGPKLNLLFHKGHFNVIRSVTSAFISTYFCDKCYQPYDHKDGHSCVGTCFACRRSPACSKEAVKVPCDKCGRDFYGEVCFNVHINDICDKIKRCKQCYKIYTKSHICGEIFCKTCGKNYPSDHLCYMQPDSGKPPSKDFLFIFYDLETRQEKILLDGSLLQEPNLCVFSQRCYNCLQEEKLQFCQTCGFRLNVLNENVISVFIEYVFQIRKKFKNVVVLAHNGGGFDNQFVLNYILTKTDLTPDLIMRGTKLVSMSVGNVRFLDSLNYFPMALSALPKAFGLTELKKGYFPHLFNKGENQSYLGPIPSLKFYDIDNLKEDARDKLINWHTDKVANGYVFDFQKEIVDYCISDVMILTQACLTFRKQLLNTSNVCPFMEATTVASTCSKVFRRNFLQSDTIGLIPKGGYRFKDNQSKIALQWLLWEEKQRNIKIQHAARGFEAVINTCKVDGLYENIVFEFQGCYYHGCPQCYPENRLAPLHDDPSHCMENRYDRTAAKNQYLKSLGYEVVEIWECAFRKTMTPEIKSFTEDHPLMRTQPINARDALYGGRTGNTVEYYKAQENEKIKYVDVCSLYPWVCKRGKFPLGHPKIFVGDECRHIDLSRVSGLIKCKVLPPSNLYHPVLPAKINNKCMFVLCRKCSEDFMQGECQHSDEQKSLTGTWVIEEVVKALEKGYKIVETYEIWSYETRELSKHQNGLFSDMMNKFIKIKQQASGWPRGCVTAEEKNRYIEQFLQIEDVRLEFTEITANPGLRSLAKLMLNSFWGKFAQRENLPKTSIVNNPKEFFAMMINPSIYVNTVVPVNEETLVVTWEYVEEAFSMSSTVNVVLASYVTALARLKLYSYLDIVGERTLYYDTDSIVYISRDGLPDLPTGDCIGDLTDELSGGHISEFVSGGPKNYAYKYILPNGDEKFCCKVKGNFP; encoded by the coding sequence ATGGAAAAGTTTTTAATTGTCAGAGATCAAACCACGAAAATCCGTAAATTTGGTGTCCAGGGACGAACTCTGGAATTTAAAATTAAGGATGTACCGCCAGGTGAGGAACCCGTAAGTTGGATTAAAAAGGCCATCGAGGATATTGTTCGAAAGGGTACTGTAAATATTTTGCCACATGATCAGGTCGGTTTCACTTTTTGCTCCAAGGATTTCGTTAGAGGCCAGGGATGGATGAGGTTTAAACCAGCCTCAGAGGTGACAGTTGACGATATATGGAACCACATAAGTTCCATATATCAGAGCAACAGCACCGGTTTAAACACCGAAACGTTTTGTCTTGGTATTACTACCGTAAAAATGCCTACTGGAAAGGGTAGAGGTCGTAAGTACAATTCATTTAAAGAGGAGTGTTCTAAACGGCGAGgaattgttgttattaaaaacaaCGATAACCTATGCCTTGCATACGCTTTGGTTGTAGCCAAAGCTTACGTTGACAAAGACCCTGAACTTACAAAAATATGTCGCGATAGAGGGAAAATACAACGGGAAAGAGCATTGCAGTTAATAGATAGGTCTGGTGTTGTTATTCCTAGTGAGGGAGCTGGAATTCCTGAGTTGCAACAGTTTCAGGCATATCTAACAGACTATAAGATTGTGGTCTATAGATATGGAACTAAGGGACGTGATGTCATTTATGAGGGGCACACTTACGGACCAAAATTAAACCTTCTCTTTCATAAAGGCCATTTTAATGTAATTAGGTCAGTGACCAGTGCGTTTATCAGTACGTATTTCTGTGATAAATGTTATCAACCCTACGACCATAAAGACGGACACAGCTGCGTTGGTACGTGCTTTGCATGTCGTCGTTCACCAGCTTGTTCCAAAGAAGCTGTTAAAGTTCCCTGCGATAAATGCGGCCGGGACTTTTATGGTGAGGTATGTTTCAACGTTCACATTAACGACATATGTGACAAAATTAAAAGGTGTAAGCAATGTTACAAAATCTACACTAAAAGTCATATCTGTGGGGAGATCTTCTGTAAAACTTGTGGTAAAAATTACCCATCAGATCATCTTTGTTACATGCAGCCTGATTCTGGTAAACCTCCCTCAAAagattttttgttcattttttatgaTCTTGAGACTCGCCAGGAAAAAATATTGCTAGATGGTTCACTTCTTCAAGAACCAAATCTCTGTGTATTTAGTCAGCGATGTTACAATTGTCTTCAGGAAGAAAAATTACAGTTTTGTCAAACATGCGGTTTTCGTCTAAATGTTTTAAACGAAAATgttatttctgtttttattgaATATGTTTTTCAAATTAGGAAAAAATTTAAGAATGTTGTCGTTTTGGCACATAACGGAGGGGGTTTCGATAATCAGTTCGTGTTGAATTACATCCTCACAAAGACCGATTTAACCCCTGATCTTATCATGCGGGGTACGAAGTTAGTTTCGATGAGTGTTGGGAATGTTCGTTTTCTCGACAGTCTTAATTATTTTCCTATGGCCTTGTCAGCTTTACCAAAAGCTTTTGGTTTAACAGAGTTAAAAAAGGGCTATTTCCCACATTTGTTTAATAAAGGGGAAAATCAATCTTATCTCGGACCTATACCTTCTCTAAAATTCTATGATATCGATAATTTGAAGGAGGATGCACGTGATAAGTTAATAAATTGGCATACTGATAAAGTTGCTAACGGTTATGTTTTTGATTTTCAGAAAGAGATCGTTGACTATTGTATTTCCGATGTCATGATATTAACACAGGCTTGTCTTACATttaggaaacaattattgaataCGTCAAATGTCTGTCCTTTTATGGAAGCTACTACCGTAGCCTCGACTTGTAGTAAAGTATTTAGACGAAATTTCCTACAATCTGACACAATAGGTCTTATTCCTAAAGGTGGTTATCGTTTTAAAGATAATCAGTCAAAAATAGCTCTGCAGTGGCTACTTTGGGAAGAGAAACAGCGTAATATTAAAATACAGCATGCTGCACGAGGATTTGAGGCTGTTATTAATACTTGTAAAGTGGATGGTCTTTACGAAAATATCGTGTTTGAATTTCAGGGTTGTTACTATCATGGTTGTCCCCAATGTTATCCCGAAAACAGATTGGCTCCTCTTCATGACGATCCTTCACACTGCATGGAAAATCGTTATGACAGAACTGCTGCCAAAAATCAATATCTAAAATCTCTGGGATATGAAGTCGTTGAAATCTGGGAGTGTGCCTTCAGAAAAACTATGACGCCTGAGATAAAATCATTTACTGAGGATCACCCCTTAATGAGAACTCAACCTATAAATGCTAGGGATGCTTTGTATGGTGGTCGTACTGGTAACACCGTGGAGTATTATAAGGCTCAAGAAAATGAAAAGATCAAATATGTCGATGTTTGTTCCCTATACCCTTGGGTATGTAAGCGTGGAAAATTTCCTCTAGGTCATCCTAAAATTTTTGTAGGAGATGAATGCCGGCATATAGATTTATCACGAGTATCTGGTTTAATAAAGTGTAAAGTACTTCCTCCCTCAAACCTTTATCATCCTGTTCTACCcgcaaaaataaacaataaatgcaTGTTTGTTCTTTGTCGTAAATGCAGCGAGGACTTTATGCAAGGAGAATGTCAGCATTCCGACGAACAGAAGTCACTTACAGGAACATGGGTAATTGAAGAAGTTGTAAAAGCTTTGGAAAAGGGTTACAAAATAGTCGAGACCTACGAAATCTGGTCGTACGAAACCCGTGAATTGTCAAAACATCAAAATGGTCTCTTTTCCGACATGATGAATAAATTCATCAAAATCAAGCAGCAAGCTTCAGGATGGCCCCGTGGTTGTGTAACAGCCGAAGAAAAAAACCGATACATCGAACAGTTTCTCCAGATAGAAGACGTTCGGTTAGAGTTTACCGAAATAACGGCTAATCCTGGCCTTAGATCGTTAGCTAAATTAATGCTTAATTCGTTCTGGGGTAAATTTGCACAGCGAGAAAATCTTCCCAAAACTTCTATTGTAAACAATCCTAAAGAATTCTTTGCTATGATGATTAATCCCTCGATCTATGTAAATACTGTGGTTCCTGTAAACGAGGAAACACTGGTTGTTACGTGGGAGTATGTGGAAGAAGCATTTTCAATGTCTTCCACTGTAAACGTCGTTCTGGCCTCATACGTTACGGCTCTAGCCCGCCTCAAACTGTATTCCTATTTAGACATAGTGGGCGAGCGTACTTTATATTATGATACCGATTCAATTGTGTACATTTCCAGAGACGGTCTGCCTGATCTTCCTACCGGTGACTGTATTGGTGATTTAACTGATGAGCTAAGTGGTGGTCATATTTCAGAGTTCGTTTCTGGAGGCCCCAAAAATTATGCTTATAAATACATACTTCCTAATGGTGACGAAAAATTTTGTTGCAAAGTTAAAGGGAATTTCCCTTAA